A single genomic interval of Gossypium raimondii isolate GPD5lz chromosome 11, ASM2569854v1, whole genome shotgun sequence harbors:
- the LOC105802582 gene encoding protein RGF1 INDUCIBLE TRANSCRIPTION FACTOR 1 encodes MLFSSYVPRWLQVLLTEKFFNACIIHEDARKNEKNIYCLDCCISICPRCLAPHSSHRLLQVRRYVYHDVIRLDDATKLMDCAFVQSYITNSAKVVFINQRPQTRQFRGSGNFCTICDRSLQDPYLFCSLSCKIDYLSRTEDGLSKFLFECNYLPLPDSGLDDGLVTPDSVLEPSCSTKTSSGSGGYDEVWCRALACTAATSEIVRKKRTSLTACRPTCPPVSEVSGNLMNRRKKAPQRAPLY; translated from the exons ATG ttgtTTTCTTCATATGTGCCTCGTTGGCTTCAAGTTCTTCTGACGGAGAAATTCTTCAACGCTTGTATAATTCATGAAGATGCGAGGAAAAACGAGAAGAATATATATTGCTTGGATTGTTGTATCAGTATATGCCCTCGCTGCTTGGCTCCTCACAGTTCCCACAGGCTCTTACAG GTAAGAAGATATGTCTACCATGATGTTATAAGGTTGGATGATGCAACCAAATTAATGGACTGCGCCTTTGTTCAA TCATACATAACAAATAGCGCAAAAGTGGTATTTATAAACCAAAGGCCACAAACAAGGCAGTTCAGAGGCTCCGGCAATTTCTGCACCATCTGCGACAGAAGCCTGCAAGACCCTTATCTCTTTTGCTCTCTTTCCTGCAAG ATAGATTATCTCTCAAGAACAGAAGATGGGCTTTCCAAGTTCCTGTTTGAGTGCAATTATTTGCCTTTACCTGATTCTGGTCTGGATGATGGTTTGGTGACGCCCGACTCGGTCCTTGAGCCGTCTTGTTCCACCAAAACGTCTTCTGGGTCTGGTGGATACGATGAAGTGTGGTGCCGGGCACTTGCTTGCACCGCTGCAACGTCGGAGATTGTGAGGAAGAAAAGGACAAGCTTGACAGCATGTCGTCCGACATGTCCTCCGGTATCCGAAGTTTCAGGAAATTTAATGAACCGGAGAAAGAAAGCTCCACAACGAGCTCCACTGTATTGA